From Solibacillus isronensis, the proteins below share one genomic window:
- the nrdE gene encoding class 1b ribonucleoside-diphosphate reductase subunit alpha has translation MKQYLKLNNDILNRYRATGELDLAKDKEATRRYFLEDVNVRLRYFIDIEEKVRYLVDEGYYEKEFLELYSMDFIKQMYKKAYSYKFRFPSFMSASKFYESYAMKSRDGKEILEKYEDRIVIIALYLAQGDEALAEKAIEAVMTAYQPATPTALNSGKKARGELVSCFKLTMDDTMNSIAENIGYCLELSRLGGGVGVNLTDLRPLGDPIKGILNRASGVMPVAKLLENSFSYSNQLGQRNGSGVVYLNVFHGDIEAFISSKKPNADDKIRLATLSTGIILPDIFFELMRRDKDIVLFSSYDIFKEYGKRMSEISITEMYYEFLDNPNIRKLKRLNARKLYTEIKKAQFESGYPFEIFDDNVNNIHPLKEIGRVKMSNLCTEILQYQQTSVVTDQNEPNEYGLDVSCNLGSIDIHEATKVQDFGQLVDTAMRLLTNVSTMTDIVNVPSVSKANKVMHSVGLGVMNLHGHLVQSGIRYGSKESIEFIDAFMEALNYYSLKASMEIAKEKNETFYRFEESDYASGVYFETYINKEDKELAPEVIKALGGTPIITRNMWEQLKSDVLKHGLFHSYRLAIAPTGSISYIRSCTASISPVTERVEVRDYADSRTIYPMPFLTNDNQELYTEAYEVNPYELIDLYAAAQKHVDQGISMTLYVTDQWNTEQLAKAYIYAWTKGIKTVYYVRQRLLTIEECVACQI, from the coding sequence ATGAAACAATATTTAAAATTAAATAACGATATTCTAAACCGTTACCGTGCTACCGGTGAATTGGATCTGGCGAAAGACAAAGAAGCAACACGCCGCTATTTCCTGGAAGACGTGAATGTCCGTTTACGCTACTTTATCGATATCGAGGAAAAAGTGCGTTATTTAGTCGATGAAGGCTATTACGAAAAAGAGTTTTTGGAATTGTACTCGATGGACTTTATTAAACAAATGTACAAAAAAGCCTATTCCTACAAGTTCCGGTTTCCTTCATTCATGAGTGCTTCGAAGTTCTACGAAAGCTATGCGATGAAAAGCCGGGATGGAAAAGAAATTCTGGAAAAGTATGAAGACCGAATCGTCATTATCGCCCTGTATTTAGCACAAGGCGATGAAGCATTGGCTGAAAAGGCCATCGAAGCGGTAATGACTGCCTACCAGCCGGCAACCCCAACTGCCCTAAACAGCGGGAAAAAAGCGCGCGGTGAGCTAGTCTCATGTTTTAAACTAACGATGGACGATACGATGAACTCAATCGCTGAGAATATCGGCTATTGTCTTGAACTTTCCCGCTTAGGCGGCGGTGTCGGGGTAAACTTGACCGATCTGCGTCCGTTAGGAGATCCGATTAAAGGAATTTTAAACCGTGCGAGCGGGGTTATGCCTGTTGCGAAACTGCTGGAAAATTCGTTCTCGTATTCGAATCAGCTTGGCCAAAGAAATGGTTCCGGAGTCGTCTATCTAAATGTTTTTCACGGTGATATTGAAGCGTTTATCTCTTCCAAGAAACCAAATGCCGACGATAAAATCCGATTAGCTACATTATCTACAGGGATTATTCTTCCCGATATTTTCTTTGAATTAATGCGCCGCGATAAAGATATCGTATTGTTTAGTTCTTATGATATTTTCAAAGAATACGGCAAACGCATGTCGGAAATTTCGATTACGGAAATGTACTACGAATTTTTGGATAATCCAAACATCCGTAAACTGAAACGTTTAAACGCCCGTAAATTGTATACGGAAATTAAAAAGGCGCAATTTGAATCGGGTTACCCGTTCGAAATATTCGATGATAATGTCAATAACATCCACCCATTAAAGGAAATCGGGCGTGTGAAGATGTCGAATCTATGCACCGAAATTCTTCAGTATCAACAAACAAGCGTTGTTACCGATCAAAACGAGCCGAATGAATACGGCCTCGATGTTTCTTGTAACTTAGGTTCAATCGACATTCACGAAGCAACGAAAGTTCAGGACTTCGGACAGCTTGTCGATACGGCAATGCGTCTTTTAACGAATGTTTCTACGATGACCGATATCGTCAATGTCCCTTCTGTATCCAAAGCCAACAAAGTGATGCACTCTGTCGGATTGGGTGTTATGAACTTGCATGGACACCTTGTACAAAGCGGAATCCGTTATGGTTCCAAAGAGTCGATTGAATTTATCGATGCGTTTATGGAAGCACTGAACTATTACTCGTTAAAAGCATCAATGGAAATCGCGAAGGAGAAGAACGAAACGTTTTATCGATTTGAGGAAAGTGATTATGCGAGCGGGGTTTATTTTGAAACCTATATAAACAAAGAAGATAAAGAACTTGCACCAGAAGTGATTAAAGCACTTGGGGGTACACCGATTATTACTCGGAATATGTGGGAACAGCTAAAGTCTGACGTACTGAAGCATGGCTTGTTCCACTCATACAGACTTGCGATTGCTCCAACTGGCTCTATTTCCTACATCCGCAGCTGTACGGCTTCCATCTCCCCTGTTACGGAACGTGTGGAAGTACGTGACTATGCGGATAGTCGAACAATTTATCCGATGCCGTTTTTAACGAATGATAACCAAGAACTTTATACCGAAGCCTATGAAGTAAACCCGTATGAACTGATCGACCTTTACGCAGCCGCGCAAAAGCATGTCGACCAGGGGATTTCCATGACACTATACGTGACGGACCAGTGGAACACAGAACAATTGGCAAAAGCTTATATTTATGCGTGGACGAAGGGCATTAAAACCGTTTATTACGTACGCCAGCGTTTACTTACAATTGAGGAGTGTGTCGCATGTCAAATTTAA
- a CDS encoding glutaredoxin family protein yields MKLYTKTICPKCLWVKSELDAANLEVEVINIDHDESAKQIVLDAGFLSVPLFEINGEFIAEPTSIIDRISEMTA; encoded by the coding sequence ATGAAACTTTATACGAAAACAATTTGTCCAAAATGCCTATGGGTAAAATCGGAGCTCGATGCTGCCAACTTGGAGGTCGAGGTTATTAATATTGACCATGATGAGAGCGCAAAACAAATAGTACTCGATGCAGGTTTTTTGTCTGTGCCGTTATTTGAAATCAACGGTGAATTTATCGCAGAGCCGACGTCAATTATCGATCGCATTTCTGAAATGACCGCATGA
- a CDS encoding cation diffusion facilitator family transporter, protein MEQYTNLRAGEKGAYLSIFAYIFLSALKLAAGYLGDSEALKADGLNNTTDIIASVAVLIGLRISQRPPDDDHRYGHFRAETIASLVASFIMIYVGIEVLISAGEKIANPIDQNPSILTIIVAVFSAAVMFAVYKYNLNLSKRINSSAVKAAAYDNRSDAFVSIGTAIGITAAILGFPIVDTITAFIIGLIIIKTAIEIFKEAVFSLTDGFDTELISSIEQRVSKIPRVRDVTDVRGRQHGSLILVDITVSVNPNLNVRDSHAITEQIENEVKQLNPYATTLVHIEPYDPKELVICEDDFHF, encoded by the coding sequence TTGGAGCAATATACAAATTTACGAGCGGGCGAAAAAGGTGCCTATTTATCGATTTTTGCCTACATATTTTTAAGCGCGCTTAAGTTAGCAGCAGGCTATTTAGGAGATTCAGAAGCGTTAAAGGCAGATGGATTAAACAATACAACAGATATTATTGCTTCAGTAGCCGTTTTGATCGGGCTCAGAATTTCCCAGCGCCCGCCTGATGATGACCATCGATACGGCCATTTTCGCGCAGAAACGATCGCATCACTTGTTGCATCATTTATTATGATTTATGTCGGGATCGAAGTACTTATATCGGCGGGTGAAAAAATCGCCAATCCGATCGATCAGAATCCTTCCATTTTAACAATTATTGTAGCCGTGTTTAGTGCAGCAGTCATGTTTGCAGTATATAAATATAATTTAAACCTCTCAAAAAGAATTAACAGTTCTGCTGTTAAAGCGGCAGCCTATGACAACCGCTCTGATGCTTTTGTCAGCATCGGGACAGCAATCGGTATTACCGCAGCGATATTAGGTTTCCCGATCGTCGATACGATTACTGCCTTTATTATCGGTTTAATCATTATTAAAACAGCGATCGAAATCTTTAAAGAAGCGGTGTTCTCGTTAACGGACGGATTTGACACGGAATTGATCAGTTCGATTGAACAGCGTGTTTCAAAAATTCCGCGTGTCCGTGATGTTACTGATGTACGCGGCAGACAGCACGGCAGCTTAATTCTTGTGGATATTACAGTAAGTGTAAATCCTAATCTTAATGTACGTGATTCACATGCCATTACGGAGCAAATTGAAAATGAAGTGAAGCAGTTGAATCCTTATGCGACAACACTTGTTCATATTGAACCGTATGACCCGAAAGAGCTGGTTATTTGCGAAGATGATTTCCATTTCTAA
- a CDS encoding metallophosphoesterase family protein → MKNYFIISDIHGQYKAFEKLLTYWNQKDSLVLLGDLIDRGPRSYEVVQKVMDLKRQYGEQVIFCKGNHEMMLLDFLENPGQKHAFYYKYGGRETMASFLKYLPGEVSELDPIEQAQVVKEKFAEELDFLNKGKLYEIVGNLLLTHAGFDSSFATVEETEDENFLWIRQHYTNENKTPYINVFGHTPLQHIHGCNDIWISKDQKYIGIDGGCYFTGQLNGIVLSEEGQIIHIYAVTSDKTENYDN, encoded by the coding sequence ATGAAAAATTATTTTATTATCAGTGATATCCACGGCCAGTATAAAGCATTTGAAAAGTTATTAACGTATTGGAATCAAAAGGATAGCCTTGTTTTACTCGGAGATTTAATCGATCGGGGTCCACGGTCTTATGAGGTCGTGCAAAAAGTAATGGACTTAAAGCGGCAATACGGGGAACAGGTTATATTTTGTAAAGGGAATCATGAAATGATGCTGTTGGACTTTCTCGAAAACCCTGGGCAAAAACATGCCTTTTACTACAAATACGGTGGACGGGAAACAATGGCTTCATTTTTAAAGTATTTACCGGGTGAAGTAAGTGAACTTGACCCGATTGAACAAGCGCAAGTCGTTAAAGAGAAGTTTGCGGAGGAATTGGATTTTTTAAATAAAGGCAAATTGTATGAAATCGTAGGGAATCTGTTATTAACACATGCAGGATTTGATTCGAGTTTTGCAACAGTTGAGGAAACGGAGGATGAAAATTTCCTATGGATTCGCCAGCATTATACAAATGAAAATAAAACACCGTATATCAATGTTTTTGGTCATACACCATTACAACATATTCATGGTTGCAATGACATTTGGATTAGTAAAGACCAAAAATATATTGGAATAGACGGTGGGTGTTATTTTACAGGTCAATTGAATGGTATCGTACTTTCGGAAGAGGGCCAAATCATTCACATATATGCCGTTACTTCGGACAAAACCGAGAACTATGATAATTGA
- a CDS encoding histidine phosphatase family protein: MKLYIIRHAESEGQDPKAKLTVAGKEESEQLANFLEQYPIELVISSPFTRALHTIEPFVRKNKIPFKIDHRLRERLLSDENLPDWLEKLKQTYVDKDLKFTGGESSNEAIHRINELVEELKQSAHMSVVIVTHGNIMSLLLNHFQRHFGFDDWKQLSNPDVFEIEFSNEQTVVNRVWR, from the coding sequence ATGAAATTATATATTATCCGACACGCTGAATCGGAGGGACAAGATCCGAAGGCTAAGTTAACAGTAGCTGGTAAAGAGGAAAGTGAGCAGCTGGCAAATTTTTTGGAACAATACCCGATTGAACTTGTCATATCAAGTCCATTTACAAGAGCATTACATACAATAGAACCATTTGTCCGGAAAAACAAAATTCCTTTCAAAATTGATCATCGGTTGAGGGAACGATTATTAAGTGACGAAAATCTTCCGGATTGGCTGGAAAAATTGAAACAAACGTATGTGGATAAGGATTTAAAATTTACTGGCGGGGAATCAAGTAATGAAGCGATACATCGTATCAATGAATTAGTAGAAGAATTAAAACAAAGTGCTCATATGTCAGTGGTAATCGTTACACACGGCAATATAATGTCTTTACTACTCAACCATTTTCAACGGCATTTTGGATTTGACGATTGGAAGCAACTGTCGAATCCGGATGTCTTTGAAATAGAGTTTAGCAATGAACAAACAGTTGTAAATCGTGTATGGCGGTAA
- a CDS encoding lactate dehydrogenase: MDVLLGQIREGLDYLAIQGKKVNKIKMNPNLFGKMTDKHMDVEVSADAITVFGITIEADENIEIYAFVMDEAT; this comes from the coding sequence TTGGACGTTTTATTAGGTCAAATTCGTGAAGGTCTGGATTATCTGGCTATACAAGGTAAGAAGGTAAATAAAATTAAAATGAATCCAAATTTATTTGGAAAAATGACTGACAAACATATGGACGTTGAGGTAAGTGCCGATGCTATTACTGTATTCGGAATTACGATCGAAGCTGATGAAAACATTGAAATATATGCTTTTGTAATGGATGAAGCCACTTAA
- a CDS encoding ATPase, with product MVELDFSIVLAFILIMVLITPLVLSIYYRKKTKVDKGLQFAYHGLSYRRKFLRNLYSIPICIVALAIIYWVEGFTNLFIFFTLFFIVLFGIQTSYNYIKWKKEED from the coding sequence ATGGTTGAGTTAGATTTTTCAATTGTTTTGGCATTCATCTTAATTATGGTTTTAATTACGCCACTTGTATTATCTATCTACTACCGGAAAAAAACGAAAGTGGATAAAGGGTTGCAATTTGCCTATCATGGCCTTTCCTACCGTCGTAAATTCTTGCGCAACCTCTATTCCATTCCCATTTGTATCGTAGCGTTGGCCATTATTTATTGGGTGGAAGGATTCACTAATCTCTTTATATTTTTCACCCTCTTTTTCATAGTATTATTTGGTATTCAAACTTCGTACAATTATATAAAGTGGAAAAAAGAAGAAGATTAA
- a CDS encoding alpha/beta hydrolase fold domain-containing protein, whose translation MRSVHSVLFEKFLILRGTKKKFMDLRLLDNFIAMKHNEKPYELDAKFKEQHQIQKDELNGMPYYTINEQQTPEKVIYYFHGGAYINDPLIFHWRYLVKLAQESNFTIIVPIYPKLPKHSHKACFDAIHDLYDHLVLKYDAPFIFMGDSAGGGLALALAQDVKRYSKKQPQHIVLHSAWLDVRGEDPRYKELEKLDPMLGVVGAQELGRLWADGLDLTDYKISPVHGELKDIGQITAFVGTGELLLVDAKMLLDKAKEQGVAVHYFEYPKMNHVFPVFPIPEAKKAMKQLLKIIKN comes from the coding sequence ATGCGAAGCGTGCATAGTGTGTTGTTTGAGAAGTTTTTAATACTGCGCGGAACAAAGAAGAAATTTATGGATTTACGCCTGCTCGATAATTTTATTGCAATGAAACATAATGAGAAACCGTATGAGCTGGATGCTAAATTCAAAGAGCAGCACCAAATACAAAAAGACGAACTGAATGGCATGCCCTATTACACAATCAATGAACAGCAGACACCGGAAAAGGTCATCTATTATTTTCACGGCGGTGCCTATATTAATGATCCACTGATTTTTCATTGGCGCTATTTAGTGAAGCTTGCACAGGAATCAAACTTCACGATTATCGTGCCGATTTATCCGAAGCTACCTAAACATTCACATAAAGCGTGCTTTGATGCCATTCACGATTTATATGATCATCTCGTTTTAAAATATGATGCCCCATTTATTTTTATGGGGGATTCCGCAGGTGGCGGGCTGGCATTGGCGTTGGCGCAGGATGTAAAACGATATTCCAAAAAGCAGCCGCAGCATATTGTTCTACATTCCGCATGGCTCGATGTGCGGGGGGAAGATCCGCGCTACAAAGAACTTGAAAAACTTGACCCGATGCTTGGAGTAGTTGGCGCACAGGAGCTTGGCAGGTTATGGGCAGACGGATTGGATTTAACAGATTACAAAATAAGTCCCGTCCATGGAGAATTGAAAGACATCGGTCAAATTACCGCATTTGTCGGGACGGGTGAGCTACTGCTTGTCGATGCAAAAATGCTTCTCGATAAAGCAAAAGAACAAGGTGTAGCAGTCCATTACTTTGAATACCCGAAAATGAATCATGTCTTTCCGGTATTTCCCATTCCGGAAGCGAAGAAAGCAATGAAGCAATTACTCAAGATCATCAAAAATTAG
- the nrdF gene encoding class 1b ribonucleoside-diphosphate reductase subunit beta yields the protein MSNLTYKAVNWNTPTSELARIFWDQQWKQIWFPEEIAVSKDVKQWKEFEHQDTYKKVFGGLTLLDTVQTNIGMNEIAKYTPDFQEKAVLTVFGSFEAIHAKSYSYIFTTLCTNTEIDEVFEWVQKNEFLQYKANRIGEVYTAIKEDDPESLWKAMFASVMLESFLFYSGFFYPLYLGGQGVLRNSAEVISLILRDESIHGVAVGFFAQNIFKTFTAEKQQELTLWGYEYLLDLYQNEMKYTDDLYAETGLSPEVKKYVRYNANKALMNLGLDTMFPDEEVNPIVMNGISNTGSTYDFFSQKGATYAVAKVAPITDDTFKF from the coding sequence ATGTCAAATTTAACGTATAAAGCGGTCAACTGGAATACCCCGACGAGTGAACTCGCTCGTATTTTTTGGGACCAGCAATGGAAACAAATATGGTTCCCCGAAGAAATTGCAGTCAGTAAAGACGTCAAACAATGGAAGGAATTCGAGCACCAGGATACATACAAAAAAGTGTTCGGCGGCCTAACTTTGCTTGATACGGTACAAACGAACATCGGCATGAATGAAATTGCCAAGTACACGCCCGATTTTCAGGAGAAAGCGGTATTAACGGTTTTCGGATCGTTTGAAGCAATCCATGCAAAGTCTTATTCGTATATTTTTACAACATTATGCACAAACACGGAAATCGACGAAGTGTTCGAATGGGTGCAAAAAAATGAGTTTCTTCAATATAAGGCAAACCGCATTGGTGAAGTATACACTGCTATAAAAGAAGACGACCCGGAAAGCTTATGGAAAGCAATGTTCGCTTCAGTAATGCTGGAAAGCTTCTTATTTTATTCCGGCTTCTTCTACCCTCTTTATTTAGGAGGACAGGGCGTACTGCGAAACAGTGCGGAAGTGATTAGTTTAATCTTGCGTGACGAATCAATCCACGGAGTAGCAGTCGGCTTTTTCGCCCAGAATATTTTTAAAACGTTCACAGCGGAAAAACAGCAGGAGCTTACTTTGTGGGGCTATGAATATTTACTTGATTTGTATCAAAATGAAATGAAGTATACGGATGATTTATATGCAGAAACGGGCCTTTCCCCGGAAGTGAAAAAATACGTGCGCTACAATGCGAATAAAGCGCTTATGAACTTGGGGCTCGATACGATGTTCCCTGACGAGGAAGTGAACCCTATTGTGATGAACGGGATCTCCAATACTGGGTCAACCTATGATTTCTTCAGTCAAAAAGGAGCGACTTATGCGGTTGCTAAAGTGGCCCCTATAACTGATGATACATTTAAATTTTAA
- a CDS encoding cobalamin biosynthesis protein CobN translates to MLTGFYSALIIFTLLFIIAAFFFIREFVKKKVSPFNLNTIMLGVLTLFMLIVSGIYSYDFYHLQTSDQKTAGGICEITFVNGHGRSIDTTEVMIEDKVYNIKSSTYKDFPDGRYHCELTYLPISKIVTQIDILTKDEKGD, encoded by the coding sequence ATGCTTACCGGATTTTACAGTGCCCTTATCATTTTCACTTTATTATTTATCATTGCTGCTTTCTTTTTTATCCGGGAGTTTGTAAAAAAGAAAGTATCTCCCTTTAACTTGAATACAATTATGCTTGGCGTGCTGACGCTTTTTATGCTGATTGTTTCAGGAATTTACAGCTATGATTTTTATCATCTGCAAACAAGCGATCAGAAAACTGCTGGAGGGATTTGTGAAATTACCTTTGTAAACGGGCATGGGAGAAGTATTGATACGACTGAAGTGATGATTGAAGATAAAGTTTACAATATTAAGTCCAGTACCTACAAAGACTTCCCTGATGGGCGTTATCATTGTGAATTAACGTATCTACCGATTTCAAAAATTGTGACGCAAATCGATATACTGACAAAAGACGAGAAAGGAGACTAA
- a CDS encoding ribonucleotide reductase stimulatory protein, which yields MQKLGLPAKDLAEVEKMDEPYLLFTYTDGLGSVPPIVDQFMTANFDLCKGIIVSGNRNFGHAFFGRAGDLLAAQYGIPLIEKVEMRGTPANYEAITDYYYSIWKEASI from the coding sequence GTGCAAAAACTCGGCTTGCCCGCAAAGGATCTGGCGGAAGTAGAGAAAATGGATGAACCGTATCTTCTATTTACGTATACGGATGGATTAGGCTCTGTTCCCCCTATCGTCGACCAGTTCATGACTGCGAACTTTGATCTATGCAAAGGAATTATCGTAAGCGGAAACCGTAATTTTGGTCATGCTTTTTTCGGCCGTGCAGGTGACCTTTTAGCTGCACAATACGGAATTCCGTTAATCGAAAAAGTGGAAATGCGAGGAACTCCGGCGAATTATGAAGCGATTACAGATTACTACTACTCCATATGGAAAGAGGCATCGATATGA
- a CDS encoding elongation factor G — protein sequence MHTTIGIVAHVDSGKTTFCEQLLYHTNAIKKRGRVDHQDAYLDNHAIERQRGITIFAEQGRIDYNGHVYTLIDTPGHIDFAPEMERAVHVMDAAIVIISAVDGIEGHTETVWHLLREHHVPTFIFINKVDREGADVDAVMAAIKKDLSPNALMFNHGIDTFIKEWLAERDEHLMEKYFADDLKEHDCTVKLKQMIQKEQAFICMSGSALKDEGVLDFFETITKLTETTFDVNGPFEGKVYKIRHDNQQRLTFMKSISGILKIRDEFTFGETTEKITEIRLYNGSSFTTVQQAQAGDIFAVKGLATPIIGNIIGATETNPAQFEMIPTLQAKVIYEGALHIKELHRIFREIEAEEPSLRVIWNEKFQEISVHVMGTIQLEVLTELVKDRFGIDVHFGKPQILYKETIAASAVGYGHFEPLKHYAEVHLKMEPNTRGAGNTFSNQCHADDLSVGHQRLIEKHLFERDHHGILTGFPVTDIHFTLLTGRAHNKHTEGGDFREASFRALRQGLEQLVNVLLEPYYRFKMKASNDHIGRMMSDIQQASGTFEAPILTEDTVTLYGRAPVATFMDYSTQFAAYTNGKGALTLQFDGYDVCHNSDEIIEQVGYNKNADPEYTSSSIFCAKGKGYSVPWHEAKDAMHCEVKEIE from the coding sequence TTGCATACTACAATCGGGATTGTCGCTCATGTTGATTCTGGAAAAACAACTTTTTGCGAACAATTGCTTTATCATACAAATGCCATTAAAAAGCGCGGACGGGTCGATCACCAAGATGCATATTTAGATAATCATGCCATTGAACGGCAGCGCGGGATTACGATTTTTGCTGAGCAGGGGCGAATCGATTATAACGGGCATGTGTATACGCTGATCGATACACCAGGACACATCGATTTCGCACCCGAAATGGAACGTGCGGTTCATGTGATGGATGCTGCCATTGTCATTATCAGTGCGGTCGATGGAATTGAAGGGCATACGGAAACGGTTTGGCATTTGCTGCGGGAGCACCATGTTCCGACATTTATCTTCATAAATAAAGTAGATCGTGAAGGAGCAGATGTTGATGCAGTAATGGCTGCGATTAAAAAAGACTTATCCCCAAATGCATTAATGTTCAATCATGGAATTGATACTTTTATAAAAGAGTGGCTTGCAGAACGTGATGAGCATCTGATGGAAAAGTACTTTGCAGACGATTTAAAGGAGCACGATTGTACTGTAAAGCTGAAGCAAATGATTCAGAAGGAACAGGCATTTATTTGTATGTCGGGCTCTGCTTTAAAAGATGAAGGGGTACTGGATTTTTTCGAAACGATTACAAAACTGACTGAAACAACATTTGATGTGAACGGACCATTTGAAGGTAAGGTTTATAAAATTCGCCATGACAATCAGCAACGTCTCACATTTATGAAATCAATATCGGGTATTTTGAAAATTCGCGATGAATTTACATTCGGTGAAACGACAGAAAAGATAACGGAAATCCGGCTATACAACGGCAGCAGTTTTACGACGGTTCAACAAGCGCAGGCGGGTGATATTTTTGCGGTGAAGGGACTGGCGACGCCGATTATCGGTAATATAATTGGGGCTACGGAAACAAATCCTGCGCAATTTGAAATGATTCCAACATTGCAGGCAAAAGTGATATATGAAGGTGCGTTACATATTAAAGAACTTCACCGGATTTTTCGTGAAATTGAAGCGGAGGAACCGAGTTTACGGGTCATATGGAATGAGAAATTCCAGGAAATTTCGGTTCATGTTATGGGGACAATTCAGCTGGAAGTATTAACCGAACTGGTGAAGGACCGCTTCGGAATTGATGTGCACTTCGGCAAGCCGCAAATTCTTTATAAAGAAACAATTGCTGCCTCTGCAGTCGGCTATGGCCATTTTGAACCATTAAAGCATTATGCGGAAGTACATCTGAAAATGGAACCGAACACGCGTGGTGCAGGTAACACATTTTCGAACCAGTGTCATGCCGATGACTTATCTGTCGGTCATCAGCGGTTAATAGAAAAGCATCTATTTGAGCGGGACCATCACGGAATACTTACAGGTTTTCCGGTAACTGATATTCATTTTACGCTACTGACAGGACGGGCACATAATAAGCACACAGAAGGCGGTGATTTCCGTGAAGCATCGTTTAGAGCATTGCGGCAAGGGCTTGAACAATTGGTAAATGTACTGTTGGAGCCCTATTACCGATTTAAGATGAAAGCGTCAAACGACCATATTGGCCGGATGATGTCAGATATCCAACAGGCAAGCGGAACATTTGAAGCACCGATTTTAACAGAAGATACCGTGACATTATACGGGCGGGCTCCAGTAGCAACTTTTATGGATTATTCCACGCAATTTGCCGCTTATACAAACGGGAAAGGTGCGTTAACACTGCAATTCGATGGCTATGATGTATGTCATAACAGCGATGAAATCATTGAACAAGTTGGCTACAATAAAAACGCCGACCCTGAATATACATCTTCCAGCATTTTTTGTGCAAAGGGGAAGGGTTACAGTGTGCCTTGGCATGAAGCGAAAGACGCGATGCATTGTGAAGTAAAGGAAATCGAATAA
- the dut gene encoding dUTP diphosphatase has protein sequence MSIQLKIKKTHPEAVLPKQAREGDAGMDLSAVEEKVLLPGEYGLIKTGLQIELPEGTEAQVRSRSGLALKHGITVLNSPGTIDAGYRGEIGVILINHGKEPFTIEKGMRIAQLVVQYVPQVFIEETDELSDSERGDKGFGSSGVK, from the coding sequence ATGTCGATTCAATTAAAAATTAAGAAAACCCACCCGGAAGCCGTATTGCCGAAACAGGCACGTGAAGGGGATGCGGGGATGGATTTAAGTGCGGTTGAAGAAAAAGTTTTACTGCCTGGGGAATACGGATTAATTAAAACCGGTCTTCAAATCGAACTGCCGGAAGGAACAGAAGCGCAAGTACGTTCTCGAAGCGGATTGGCATTGAAACATGGAATTACGGTGTTAAATAGTCCAGGTACGATTGATGCAGGCTATCGCGGTGAAATCGGGGTTATTCTAATTAATCATGGAAAAGAACCGTTTACGATTGAAAAGGGGATGCGCATTGCCCAGCTAGTCGTTCAATATGTCCCGCAAGTCTTCATTGAAGAAACGGACGAACTGTCGGATTCGGAGCGCGGTGATAAGGGTTTTGGATCGAGTGGAGTGAAATAA
- a CDS encoding monooxygenase, with amino-acid sequence MAYILQVDFKMDGPFGEEMAAGFKGLAESINEEEGMLWKIWTENAEVGEAGGIYLFETKETAAAYLEMHSKRLNGFGITAINSKIFAVNESLTNINKGPVNV; translated from the coding sequence ATGGCATATATTTTACAGGTAGATTTCAAAATGGATGGTCCATTCGGCGAAGAAATGGCTGCCGGGTTTAAAGGATTGGCAGAAAGTATTAACGAAGAAGAAGGCATGCTCTGGAAAATTTGGACAGAGAATGCGGAAGTGGGCGAAGCGGGTGGTATTTACTTATTTGAAACAAAGGAAACTGCTGCAGCTTACTTGGAAATGCATTCAAAGCGTCTCAATGGCTTCGGTATTACAGCAATCAACAGCAAAATTTTTGCAGTCAACGAGTCGTTAACGAATATTAACAAAGGTCCGGTTAATGTATAA